Genomic segment of Desulfocurvibacter africanus subsp. africanus DSM 2603:
ATAATACCTACCATGGGGTTCAAAGAATAAAGGAATTGCCACTGATCTGGTACAACAGAACTGGAGAAGCCGACTGGCGAGACATATAGACCGAATTGGACAATGAAAGGGATCACATAGCGAAAGTCTCGGTAGGTCACAGTCAGCGCACACAGGAGCAGGCCTGGTCCGAGGGCAAGCACGCTCGTCAGCAGGAGCAGAGGCAAAATCGCAAAGATCTGTGCGGAAGGCATGAAGCCGTACCAAATCATAAGGCCACCGAGAAGCACGAAGGAAATGCAGAAATCGACTGCGTTGACCACCAGTGTTGCCGAGGGAACGAGAATTCTCGGGAAATAAACCTTAGAAACGAGGTTGGCGTTCGCCACGAGACTGTTGGCAGACTCGGACAGGGACGTGGCGAAGAACTGCCAGGGCAGCATGGCAGCAAAAACCATGATCGCGTAGGGGGCTTCGCCCTCGCTCGGCAGCTTGGCGATCTTGCCAAAGACGAACGTGAAGGCCAGCATGGTTAGGAGAGGGCGCAGCACGGCCCATAGAATACCAATGACAGTCTGCTTATAGCGCACAAGGATGTCGCGCCAGGAGAGAAAGTAGATCAACTCGCGATAGCGCCAGAGATCCTTCCAATACTGGCGTTCAGTCCGCCCGGCCTCTATTATTAATTCTTGTTCCACGATCTACTTAATTCCTATTCTGAAGCATGTCTTGGATGTAAAACTCATACGTCTGCCGTATTCCTTCATCCAGAGGGACCTTGGCCCGCCAGCCAGTTGCGTGCAGCCTTGTCACGTCCAGCAGCTTTCTTGGCGTGCCGTCGGGCATGCTTTTGTCGAACACGACCCGGCCCGTAAAGCCCACGGCCTGGCGCACGTGCTCGGCCAGCTCGGCAATGGTCACGTCCTGGCCCACGCCCACGTTGACGATCTGCTCTTCGTCATAATTTTGCATGAGGTGCACGCTGGCATCGGCCATGTCGTCCACGTGCAAAAACTCCCGCCTGGGTTTGCCCGTGCCCCACACGACCACCTCGGGCGCGCCGGCCTCCTTGGCCTCGTGGAACTTGCGCAAAAGCGCCGGCAGGACGTGCGAGTTCGCCAGATCGAAGTTGTCGCCCGGGCCGTAGAGGTTGGTGGGCATGAGCGAGATGGCGGAAAACCCGTACTGGCGGCGGTAGGCTTGGCACATCTTTATCCCTGCGATCTTGGCTATCGCGTACCACTCGTTGGTCGGCTCGAGCGGCCCGGTCAGCAGATGCTCCTCGTTTATCGGCTGGGGCGCAAGCTTTGGGTAGATGCACGAGGAGCCCAAAAAACACAGCTTCTTGACCCCGCTTTTCCAGGCCGCGTCGATGACGTTGGTCTGGATCAGCAGGTTGTCGCGGATGAACTCGGCCGGGTAGCTGTCGTTGGCATGGATGCCGCCGACCTTGGCCGCGGCCAGGAACACGTACTCGGGCTTTTCAATCTCGA
This window contains:
- a CDS encoding ABC transporter permease; this translates as MEQELIIEAGRTERQYWKDLWRYRELIYFLSWRDILVRYKQTVIGILWAVLRPLLTMLAFTFVFGKIAKLPSEGEAPYAIMVFAAMLPWQFFATSLSESANSLVANANLVSKVYFPRILVPSATLVVNAVDFCISFVLLGGLMIWYGFMPSAQIFAILPLLLLTSVLALGPGLLLCALTVTYRDFRYVIPFIVQFGLYVSPVGFSSSVVPDQWQFLYSLNPMVGIIDGFRWAILGGSADFPTRAVAISCVAALLLLLLGIRYFRSTEQTFADVI
- the fcl gene encoding GDP-L-fucose synthase, whose translation is MDKGSRIYIAGHRGLVGSAIARRLRTEGFANILTRTHKELDLLEQAAVRRFFEIEKPEYVFLAAAKVGGIHANDSYPAEFIRDNLLIQTNVIDAAWKSGVKKLCFLGSSCIYPKLAPQPINEEHLLTGPLEPTNEWYAIAKIAGIKMCQAYRRQYGFSAISLMPTNLYGPGDNFDLANSHVLPALLRKFHEAKEAGAPEVVVWGTGKPRREFLHVDDMADASVHLMQNYDEEQIVNVGVGQDVTIAELAEHVRQAVGFTGRVVFDKSMPDGTPRKLLDVTRLHATGWRAKVPLDEGIRQTYEFYIQDMLQNRN